Part of the Tolypothrix sp. PCC 7910 genome, GGGATTTATCCGGTTCATCGATACTCTCAGCAGGTAAAGGCAAACTCGCCACAGGTTCTAAACCTTGAATTTGACCATTTTTGAGGAAAACTTTGCCTGTAGCCATAGCTACTTGCGCTTGTCTTAAGGCTTCTGCGCGAATAGGTGCGGTTTTCAAACTTTCGTAGAACTTCGTCATTAAGGCGGCTGTACCTAAATCGCTGACATACCATAGACTCGCAACACTAGTTTTAACACCTGCTAGTACAGCTAACCCGGCAAACCCAATCTCTGCTTCTTCGTTTCCTACCGCAGTGCGACAAGCACTTAATACCATCATCTCAACTTGGGGGTCGTTTAAGCGTAATTGCCGGATTTGGTCTAAACGTAATTTATCTTCCCATAATTGAATATAGGATTTATTCAAGGCTCCTCCCTCAAAATCTGCATGGGTAGCCATGTGAATAATGCCAAATGGTTCTTGACGACGAACTGCTTTGAGATTAGCTAAAGTTGCTTGTTTATCTAACAATAATTTACCTTGCCATAGTTTCGTCACTAATGTTGATATTTCCACTGGAACTGCTGGCAAAGGTATTTGTCCTTGGGTACTTTGGGAAACACCCAAAGCTAAAACTTGGGATTTTTTAATATCTGTATACAGGGTATTAGTTAAACTGAGACTAGGCATTAAGCCTACACTATATTGTTCTACCAAAAATCTTTTACCATCGTGAAGTGCGGCGATTGGTGTAGAACGTAAGCCAATGTCTGGGAGAAAGACTAAATTGGTGATTCCTTGTGTTTGTAATTCCGCATTAATTGGGGCAATTATCCAATTATAAAGTTGCTGAGATGGGCGCAAATAAAGATTATTGCTTGGATTAATAATCTCTTGGCGGAATTGGTTAGCTGCTTTGAGAACTTTGGTTTTTGTGGCTTCAGGAATGCGTTTGCGGATGGGATTACCTTTGCCTGTAATTACTACTATTTCCAGTTGTTCATTATCTTTTTCGGCTGAAGTATTTAACTGTTTATTAGATGAAGTAGGCGCAATTTCTACAGGTACAAAACTGAGGTAAATAAACGCTGGTTTTACACCTGTGGCTTTTTCAATTTGAATGGCTATTTCTTTGGCATCATCGGGTGATTTGAGTGTATTACCACTGACACCTAAACGTTGCTCAAATTCCCCAGTGAATTTATCTTCAGGAAGTTCTTCTCCAACTTTTTTATCTTCGCCACCATTATTATTTACAGGCTCGTCAACTTTTGTTGGTAGACAATTAAAATTGCACACAGGAATATCTGGCTTATTTGTCTGGGTGACGTTGATACCTATCTGTACAGGTGTGGAAGTAGAAACACCATCACTGGCACGAATAGTGAAGGCATTGAGCAAACCAGTAGTATCTGTTGGGGGCGTGTAAACTAAGTTAGAACCGCTTGATACTGTAGTCACACCAGGAACAACAGCCGCACCATTGACAGTTAAAGTACCAGAATTGACTGCATCCACGCGAATGGTGGTGTTGTCGTTGTTAGCATCGGTGACTACTGCGCCTAAACTACCAAAATTTACTGCTACCGATTGATTAGTTTGGGTAGTAGGTAATGTGGTGTTGGCTGTTAATGTCGGGGGACTGTTGACAGAATTAATTGTAATCCCGGCGGGAGTGCCACTAGCTGCGCCGCCGTTGGGTAATACAGGTGCGCTCAAGCTACCTGCATTAATAATAGAAGTTCCCCCGGCGTTGAGTGCGCCTGCTGTACCGTTAACGCTAGCATTCCCTACGATAAATTGCACATTATCAGGGCCGCCATCATGTTGAATTGTGATGTTACCGCCAATAGGTGGTGCAAAGCTAGCACCTCCCTCACCAGTAAAGAAACCATCAGTGGCGATTGTATCTCCAGTAGCTAGTGTCCCTGTTCCTCGCACCAGTCCATTTGTTAAGACTTGGACATCACCACCAGTAACAGTACCTCCTGGTTCTGTCGTGGCTTGGCTGTTGATTGTGGTAAAGGTAATTGTGCTACCAAAAGCATTGGTTGTCCTGAGAGTGACGTTTCCACCTGTTGCGATCGCATCACCATCGACATTTAATGCAGTAGCTGAGGAATCAATTGCACCAGTCGTAATATTAGCCGCAGCAGTTAAGTTAACTGCACCAGATGTCGCCGTATAATCTCCACTCGGCCCGGTTTTGGTGACAGATGAGTTAATTGCGCCTGTCGTGATACTACCCGCACTACTAGTTGCTTGAATGTTCCCACCTGTACCTAAGCGAAAACCCTCAGTAGCTGAAGAATTAATATTCCCTGTATTGATATTACCGACAGCACTCAAATTCACAGTTCCAGCCTGACCTCCAGCCAAGTCACCGATACTGGTGTCAAGATTTCCCAGGGTGATAGCACCACCACTACTAGTAACAGCAATATTACCTGATGCGCCATAGGCATTACCAGTGGCAATAATATTGCCTGCAGTAATGTTACCTGTTGCAGATAAATTCACATTACCGCTAGGAGCAAAGTTACCTGTGGTGTTGAGATTCCCTAGTGATAAACTCGCGCCGGAGATGAAGATATCCCCTCCAGTAGTATTGATGATGTTGCTGGTATTGGCAAAGGTAACAGCACCGTTTTGCGAAGTTAGCCGGAAACTACCTGCACCACCTAAATTTAGCGTCGCTACACCAGCCGCAGTAGTTACCCCAGTTGTATTACCTGTAATGGGGTTAATAGTAATATTTCCGGTTGCTTGTAAGTCAATATTGGCACCAGCACCACTTAACGCACCCCAAGAGATAGTGTTCGCACCATTATCAGCAGATCCAAAAGGAATATTACTCGGTGTACCATCAAAAGTACCACCTGTTGCGGCATCAATAATGGTCAAGGTACTGGGGTCGAGTAACAAAGTTCCCAATGTACCATTAGCAGCAGAAGTATCTACCTGACCATTAAAGGTAAGGAAATTTTTACCTGATACTTCCACAAAACCACCATTACCACTATTTGCTCCGCCACCGGCTGTAATTTTCCCGAGGAACTGGGTTGTGTCGTTACCCCAAACAATTACTCGTCCCCCATCACCATTGAGGTTACTATCGGCAGCAATTACCGATTTACTATCAACATAAGTGTTAGTAGCAGTTGGTACAGTACCTTGACCTTTATAATCACCACCTATTAGGACTGTACCGCCGCCATTATTCCCAGAGGCGTTAATATTGGCATCAACTAAACCGACTTGTTGACCCAAAATATTCACCTTCCCGCCTGTTGCACCGGATGCATCAACTTTCCCAGAGACAATGGTTGTACCAGGAGTAGTGGGAATAGTTGTGTTAGACGCGGAAAGTTTTACAGTTCCATCAGGGTTAGCCGTTACACCTGTGTTCCCAACAGTGAGTAATTCTGGTAAAGAGGGAATTGGGATTGTCCAGTTATTTGGTTGATTACTATTAGCCGCTGAAGGTTGAACTTCTAGGCTTAACAAATTACCAGGCTGGCTAAGGCGTACCCAATTTTCCCCTGGTACAGATGTAACTAAAATTTGCCCTGCGGGTGCTGTAAGGCTTCCGGTATTTACGACCGTTCCACCTAACAGGCTCAAACTTTGTCCATCAGCCACAGCCAAATTACCAGCATTTAATATAGCTCCTGGCTGGCTCATGGTAAAGGCAAAACCTGTGGGATTGCCAACTAAAACTGAGTAGTTATTCCCACCACTAGCATTAAACCAACTATTACCAAAAGCAATTCCGTTGGCTGTGGTGGCTGTGAACGCACCAGGAACATTTAAGCTAGCATTCGGCCCAAAAACAAATCCGGCGGGATTCATCAGGTAGAGGTTAGCAGTCCCCCCAGTTACCTGAATTAAGCCATTGATAATGGAAGCATTACCACCTGTCACCCTACCTAAGATATTTTGCAGATTGGGATTGGCTTGGAAGTTCGCAATTTGTTCTGGTGTTAAACCAAACTGTTGAAAGCTGTGGAACAGGTTAACACCATTACTCGAAGTCTGACCACCAGTGATATCCAGCCTGTTACCATTAGGGGTTACTATGGTATTTGTACCATCATTTGCAGGTATAATTTGTTGAGCTTGAACAGTTGCAGCCGTTAGGGTTGCAACTAAGGGGAGGATTCCTAAGCAAAGCGGTTGAGGTTTGAGTAAGCGCTTAAGGACTCGAGGGGAATTATTTTCTCTTACCTCCTGCCTTCTGCCTCCTGCCTCCTGCCTCCTGGCCTCTACTTGCTTGTGACGTAAGAAAAAGCGCCCAGTGGCGAGTTCGACATCGATTTGATATTTGTCAGCTAGCCCTCGCCGTTGCAATGCTTGGGCAATTACCTGTTGAGAACATAACAGCAGTTCTAGCTGGGCTTGTTTGGTGATATTCCCTGCATGGTGGCGGTAATAGTAGAGTGGCTGCTGAATATGTGCAACTTGGGTGACCTCCGAAAGCCGCAAACATAAATCGTAGTCTTCCGCGTAATTCGGGGAACCATTGAACCCATCTACTAAGTCATAAATAGAACGACGAATCAGGCGGAATTGAAAAGTCATGAAATCAACTAACAGTCTTTCTTGAGAGTAGGGAATCAGACTGCGCCGACCATATCTAATCACTTTACTCTTATCGTCAACATCTAGATAATCGGTATATACAAAGCCAATTTCTGGCTGACGATTAAGGATAGTAACGGTTTTTTCCAAGGCGGTTGGCGCTAAATAGTCGTCACTATCTACCCAACCGATGTAGGTTCCTGTAGTTTGAGCGATCGCATCTCGCCGTGCCGCAGTTACTCCCTGATGCGGTGCTGCTATTACCCGCACACGGCTATCTTGCCCCGCATATTTTTGCGCGATCGCTACCGAATTATCTGTAGAGCCATCATCCCACACCAGTAACTCAAAATCTCGCCATGTCTGCCTCAGAACGCTGGCGATCGCCTCTCCTAGAAAAAGCTCCCGATTGTAATTCGTAATGACAATGGAAATCGGCAGTGACATGGAAGTTCTCCAACGCAATTTCTAATCTCTTACCAGCATATTTATCCTATCGGATATCACTGAGAATTTTGCAGTGTTAAATGTAATTAAATATATTAATTTTTTTGAATATATCTGGCAAAAATATGATATTTAAATATTACTGTGGCTAAAACAATTTTCCGGAATCTCAACTAGCCAGGTGTTTAACTAAGTAAACAGTAATTAAGCGTATAGTGCAGTTTCAGCAAGCTCTAGCGCCTTCTTAAGATTTTTTTGAGAAGGCGTTATACTGGCAATGAAATTGATAACTTATACCTGATAGCTGAGAACTTTATACATCATACATTTCAGTACAGTGAAATGAAAAAAGGTATAAAAAATAGTCTTAATTCTGAAGTTTTAATTCCGCAAAGTACGAAAATATATCAAAAAATTGATGCTTTGGGAAGTCCAAGTAAGAAATCAATAAAATGTCGATATCAACGCCAGTTTTTAGCTACCGTCCATCAAGCTTTTAACTATATTTTTAATCGGAAATTTTTTATATCTTTCTTGTATCAAAGTTTCGGTTTCAAAAGCAGTTTGTTCATTCTGCATTTAATTGGAATACTTACCATTACTGGCTTAAAAGCCACAGCAAACCAAAACAGTACTGAGTTAAAAGTACTGAGTGCTGAGTCTCAAAATAGTGCTGAGTCGCAAACCAGTGCTGAGTCAAAAGTGCTGAGTTCTGAGTTGCAAAGCAGCGCTGAGTTGAAAGTCCTGAGTCCTGAGTCAAAACCCAATTACCAATTACCAATTACCAATTACCAATTACCAATTACCCAATCCCCAACCCCCAGCCCCCAACCACCAGAAACTACCCCGCCTGAATTTACCCCTACAACCCCTGAGAAATTTTTCGTCCGCAAAATTAATGTTGTAGATAGCACCGTATTTACGGAACAACAACTAAATCAGGTTGTTCAGCCGTTTGAAGGGCGGGAATTAACAGTAGAAGAATTGAGGAAAGCTGCTGATGCTGTAACTCAGCTTTACCTGAACAATAACTATATAAATTCGCGGGCGATTCCCGTGACGCAACAGCCTGGAAATACAGATGGTGTAGCGGTAATTCGCATTATTGAAGGGCGAGTGTCAGAAATTGAGGTACAAGGAACCAAGCACTTAAATCCTACCTATGTGCGCGATCGCATTCGCTTAGGCGCAGGGATTCCCTTAAATACAATTAAGCTGGAAGAACAACTCAAGTTACTGCGACTCGATCCGCTATTTAATAATGTAGAAGCCAGCCTGCGCCCTACGGGAAAAGTGGGTGAAAGTATTCTTATAGTCAGGGTTGATGAAGCAAATCCTTTTGTCAGCAGCTTGAGTATAGATAACTATTCACCGCCTAGCATTGGTTCGGAAAGGTTAGGAATCCAACTACTTCACCGCAACTTAACGGGGATAGGAGATGAACTAGCAGGTGCTTACTATCACACCCTTACAGGCGGTTCTGATCGCTTTGATTTTAGCTATCAAATTCCCCTGAATGCGATGGATGGGAAGTTACGCCTACGAGTTGCACCCAATCGCAACGAAATCACCCAGCCACCTTTTGACCAGTTTGGTATCAAAGGTGATCAAGATGTCTATGAAATTAGCTATCGTCAGCCGTTAATGCGATCGCCTAGAGAAGAATTTGCCTTGTCTTTCGGCTTTACTTATGAAGATGGGCAAACTTTTCTCTTCGATCAACTTCCCACCCCCTTTGGTATCGGCCCTGATGCGAATGGCGTTAGTCGTACTAGTGTATTTAAGTTTAGCCAAGATTACATCCGACGCGACCCCCAAGGCGCTTGGCTGTTACAATCGCAATTTAGTTTAGGCACTGGTTTATTTGATGCCACAATTAATAGTGACCCCATTCCTGATAGTCGCTTTTTCAGTTGGCTAGGTCAAATTCAGCGCGTACAGCAGCTAAATAATGATCACCTGTTAATCGTCCAAGCAGACTTGCAACTGACACCAGACAGCTTATTACCTTCCCAGCAATTCGTCATTGGCGGCGGACAATCTGTGCGCGGCTATCGGCAAAATGTCCGTTCTGGCGATAATGGATTCCGTTTTGCAATTGAAGACAGAATCACAGTGCAACGCAATAAAGCTGGATTATCAACTCTACAGGTAATACCATTCGTTGATTTAGGCGCTGTTTGGAATCAAT contains:
- a CDS encoding CHAT domain-containing protein; translation: MSLPISIVITNYNRELFLGEAIASVLRQTWRDFELLVWDDGSTDNSVAIAQKYAGQDSRVRVIAAPHQGVTAARRDAIAQTTGTYIGWVDSDDYLAPTALEKTVTILNRQPEIGFVYTDYLDVDDKSKVIRYGRRSLIPYSQERLLVDFMTFQFRLIRRSIYDLVDGFNGSPNYAEDYDLCLRLSEVTQVAHIQQPLYYYRHHAGNITKQAQLELLLCSQQVIAQALQRRGLADKYQIDVELATGRFFLRHKQVEARRQEAGGRRQEVRENNSPRVLKRLLKPQPLCLGILPLVATLTAATVQAQQIIPANDGTNTIVTPNGNRLDITGGQTSSNGVNLFHSFQQFGLTPEQIANFQANPNLQNILGRVTGGNASIINGLIQVTGGTANLYLMNPAGFVFGPNASLNVPGAFTATTANGIAFGNSWFNASGGNNYSVLVGNPTGFAFTMSQPGAILNAGNLAVADGQSLSLLGGTVVNTGSLTAPAGQILVTSVPGENWVRLSQPGNLLSLEVQPSAANSNQPNNWTIPIPSLPELLTVGNTGVTANPDGTVKLSASNTTIPTTPGTTIVSGKVDASGATGGKVNILGQQVGLVDANINASGNNGGGTVLIGGDYKGQGTVPTATNTYVDSKSVIAADSNLNGDGGRVIVWGNDTTQFLGKITAGGGANSGNGGFVEVSGKNFLTFNGQVDTSAANGTLGTLLLDPSTLTIIDAATGGTFDGTPSNIPFGSADNGANTISWGALSGAGANIDLQATGNITINPITGNTTGVTTAAGVATLNLGGAGSFRLTSQNGAVTFANTSNIINTTGGDIFISGASLSLGNLNTTGNFAPSGNVNLSATGNITAGNIIATGNAYGASGNIAVTSSGGAITLGNLDTSIGDLAGGQAGTVNLSAVGNINTGNINSSATEGFRLGTGGNIQATSSAGSITTGAINSSVTKTGPSGDYTATSGAVNLTAAANITTGAIDSSATALNVDGDAIATGGNVTLRTTNAFGSTITFTTINSQATTEPGGTVTGGDVQVLTNGLVRGTGTLATGDTIATDGFFTGEGGASFAPPIGGNITIQHDGGPDNVQFIVGNASVNGTAGALNAGGTSIINAGSLSAPVLPNGGAASGTPAGITINSVNSPPTLTANTTLPTTQTNQSVAVNFGSLGAVVTDANNDNTTIRVDAVNSGTLTVNGAAVVPGVTTVSSGSNLVYTPPTDTTGLLNAFTIRASDGVSTSTPVQIGINVTQTNKPDIPVCNFNCLPTKVDEPVNNNGGEDKKVGEELPEDKFTGEFEQRLGVSGNTLKSPDDAKEIAIQIEKATGVKPAFIYLSFVPVEIAPTSSNKQLNTSAEKDNEQLEIVVITGKGNPIRKRIPEATKTKVLKAANQFRQEIINPSNNLYLRPSQQLYNWIIAPINAELQTQGITNLVFLPDIGLRSTPIAALHDGKRFLVEQYSVGLMPSLSLTNTLYTDIKKSQVLALGVSQSTQGQIPLPAVPVEISTLVTKLWQGKLLLDKQATLANLKAVRRQEPFGIIHMATHADFEGGALNKSYIQLWEDKLRLDQIRQLRLNDPQVEMMVLSACRTAVGNEEAEIGFAGLAVLAGVKTSVASLWYVSDLGTAALMTKFYESLKTAPIRAEALRQAQVAMATGKVFLKNGQIQGLEPVASLPLPAESIDEPDKSLSHPYYWAAFTMVGNPW
- a CDS encoding ShlB/FhaC/HecB family hemolysin secretion/activation protein; translation: MKKGIKNSLNSEVLIPQSTKIYQKIDALGSPSKKSIKCRYQRQFLATVHQAFNYIFNRKFFISFLYQSFGFKSSLFILHLIGILTITGLKATANQNSTELKVLSAESQNSAESQTSAESKVLSSELQSSAELKVLSPESKPNYQLPITNYQLPITQSPTPSPQPPETTPPEFTPTTPEKFFVRKINVVDSTVFTEQQLNQVVQPFEGRELTVEELRKAADAVTQLYLNNNYINSRAIPVTQQPGNTDGVAVIRIIEGRVSEIEVQGTKHLNPTYVRDRIRLGAGIPLNTIKLEEQLKLLRLDPLFNNVEASLRPTGKVGESILIVRVDEANPFVSSLSIDNYSPPSIGSERLGIQLLHRNLTGIGDELAGAYYHTLTGGSDRFDFSYQIPLNAMDGKLRLRVAPNRNEITQPPFDQFGIKGDQDVYEISYRQPLMRSPREEFALSFGFTYEDGQTFLFDQLPTPFGIGPDANGVSRTSVFKFSQDYIRRDPQGAWLLQSQFSLGTGLFDATINSDPIPDSRFFSWLGQIQRVQQLNNDHLLIVQADLQLTPDSLLPSQQFVIGGGQSVRGYRQNVRSGDNGFRFAIEDRITVQRNKAGLSTLQVIPFVDLGAVWNQSDNPNKLSNQTFLASAGLGLLWNQALGIDKLTMRLDYGIPFVDLSDRGNNAQDDGFYFSIRYQP